From a single Labrenzia sp. PHM005 genomic region:
- a CDS encoding FAD-binding oxidoreductase: MIAPTNPSGPTDLHFDAVIIGAGVIGCAIAFNLARKGYRTLNIDMLPAAGYGSTSSSAAVVRTYYSTLDGSAMAFEGYHAWRNWPGYLGCEDTPELARFIETGTLVMKTAANGYLEKVLKSAEQLGIRHEHWSADQIRQAMPGYNLECYAPAKKMDDEAFGEPSGGEISGGVYFPQGGYVDDPQLAARNLKSATEALGGTFFFKTKVTGISVPENRITGVDLDDGRTVAAPIVINAAGPHSGKVNALLQGDPGMNIRTRPLRQEVVQITPPGTLGYSREGLIVSDNDIACYIKPGSGGQLMIGSENPPCDPPQDVDPDDFSRDLSDRALTYAYRYSQRLPELGVSQHPVGVADLYDATDDWLPIYDCSDVSGYYLAIGTSGNQFKNAPVAGRLMAELITYCEEGGAQDKDPLQFKLSHVDHTINTATFSRKRSINQDSSFSVLG, encoded by the coding sequence ATGATCGCGCCAACCAACCCGTCTGGTCCCACTGACCTGCACTTCGACGCCGTAATCATCGGAGCTGGCGTAATTGGCTGCGCGATCGCGTTTAATCTCGCCAGAAAGGGATACCGGACCCTGAATATCGATATGCTGCCCGCAGCTGGGTATGGCTCGACGTCGAGTTCAGCCGCCGTCGTCCGCACTTATTATTCAACCCTCGACGGCTCTGCCATGGCATTTGAAGGCTATCACGCCTGGAGAAACTGGCCTGGGTACCTTGGCTGTGAAGACACTCCTGAGCTCGCCCGTTTCATTGAAACCGGCACATTGGTGATGAAGACCGCGGCCAATGGCTATCTTGAGAAAGTACTGAAAAGCGCAGAACAGCTCGGCATTCGCCATGAACATTGGTCTGCAGATCAAATCCGGCAGGCCATGCCCGGCTACAATCTGGAGTGTTACGCCCCAGCGAAAAAGATGGACGATGAAGCTTTTGGCGAGCCTTCCGGCGGTGAAATCTCCGGCGGGGTCTACTTTCCCCAAGGCGGTTATGTCGATGACCCGCAATTGGCGGCCCGCAACCTCAAATCCGCAACCGAAGCCCTCGGTGGCACCTTTTTCTTCAAGACAAAAGTGACCGGCATCTCCGTGCCGGAAAACCGGATCACCGGCGTTGATCTGGACGACGGGCGGACCGTTGCCGCCCCGATTGTCATAAATGCTGCCGGCCCGCATTCCGGCAAGGTCAATGCCTTGTTACAGGGCGACCCAGGCATGAACATCCGGACACGCCCGCTGCGCCAGGAAGTTGTTCAGATCACGCCACCGGGCACCCTCGGATACTCAAGAGAAGGCTTGATCGTTTCGGACAACGACATCGCTTGTTACATCAAACCTGGCAGCGGCGGCCAATTGATGATCGGCAGCGAAAACCCTCCTTGCGACCCTCCGCAGGACGTTGATCCGGATGACTTTTCGCGCGATTTGAGCGACCGGGCCCTCACCTATGCCTATCGGTATTCCCAGCGTTTGCCTGAACTGGGTGTGTCCCAGCATCCCGTTGGCGTCGCGGATCTTTATGATGCCACCGATGATTGGTTGCCGATTTACGACTGCAGCGATGTGTCTGGTTATTATCTGGCAATCGGAACCAGCGGCAATCAGTTCAAAAACGCCCCCGTTGCCGGCCGGCTGATGGCCGAGCTAATCACCTATTGCGAGGAGGGCGGCGCGCAGGACAAAGACCCTCTGCAATTCAAGCTGTCGCACGTCGATCATACGATCAACACAGCGACCTTCTCCAGAAAGCGCAGCATCAATCAGGACAGTTCATTCTCGGTGCTTGGCTAG
- a CDS encoding fatty acid desaturase: MPLGKLCEWPTLGLILASAMAWAGVIWFYSDWGGWIVCPLAAVLVTLQSSLQHEVLHGHPTKSAKLNEALIYCSFGLFIPYRRFKALHLRHHNDDRLTDPYDDPEAFYLAWGDWQKLPKAIQAVLTLNNTLAGRLLIGPAVSLIGFYGSELRLLKSGDKSVRRAWGHHILGLVPVVLFVTLVGGMPLWLYGLGVAYPGMSLLMLRTYAEHRAHEDTEARSVIVEFCPIFSLLFLNNNLHIVHHSFPRAPWYALPGLYRSAREEWQARNQGYVFKSYLEMAKIYLFKSKEPVPHPLVRREVTDAARSAS, encoded by the coding sequence GTGCCGCTTGGGAAATTGTGCGAGTGGCCAACGCTGGGGCTCATATTGGCTTCTGCGATGGCTTGGGCTGGGGTGATTTGGTTTTATTCTGATTGGGGCGGATGGATTGTCTGCCCGCTGGCAGCGGTTTTGGTCACACTTCAGTCTTCCTTGCAGCATGAAGTTTTGCATGGTCACCCAACCAAAAGCGCCAAATTGAACGAGGCGCTGATCTACTGCAGCTTCGGTTTGTTTATTCCCTACCGGCGCTTCAAAGCACTGCATCTGCGCCACCACAATGATGACCGCTTGACGGACCCTTATGATGATCCAGAGGCCTTCTATCTCGCGTGGGGGGACTGGCAGAAGCTGCCAAAGGCAATTCAGGCGGTTCTAACTCTCAACAACACCCTTGCTGGAAGATTGCTGATCGGCCCGGCGGTCTCGCTGATCGGGTTTTATGGCTCCGAACTCCGGCTGCTGAAATCTGGCGATAAATCGGTGCGCCGGGCGTGGGGCCATCATATCTTGGGGCTGGTGCCGGTTGTTCTGTTCGTGACGCTTGTGGGTGGAATGCCGCTTTGGCTTTATGGTCTTGGAGTAGCTTACCCAGGCATGAGCCTGTTGATGCTGCGCACCTACGCCGAACACCGGGCCCACGAAGACACCGAAGCGCGGTCTGTCATCGTCGAGTTCTGCCCGATCTTTTCCTTGCTGTTTTTGAACAACAATCTCCACATCGTACATCATTCGTTCCCGCGCGCGCCGTGGTATGCTCTCCCGGGCCTTTACAGGTCCGCACGGGAGGAATGGCAGGCGCGCAATCAGGGCTATGTGTTCAAGAGCTATTTGGAGATGGCAAAGATTTATCTGTTTAAGTCCAAAGAACCGGTGCCGCATCCGCTGGTAAGACGCGAAGTCACAGACGCCGCGCGGTCGGCTTCATGA
- a CDS encoding phosphate/phosphite/phosphonate ABC transporter substrate-binding protein: MTAAEFRPVRLPMYDWPEVADETRVLEAALTDEICHALAIAPSTLQPWEPDIDLYDLWKDPGLLLAQTCGYPFTHDLKGKVSLIGAPEYEAAGCSGPAYCSQIIVAASSPFRTMADLKGSRAAFNGPDSQSGMNTFRHALASLAEGVPFFGSVTESGGHLASMAAVAEGRADVAAIDAVCWALAGREKPQLVSGVRALTQTAQAPGLPYITSVRFSPVERQKIAEAISSVFAKTETAKSRERLCIRGFSKLVPEDYAVILEMEAQAAAAGYPVLA, translated from the coding sequence ATGACGGCTGCGGAGTTCCGCCCTGTTCGTCTGCCCATGTATGACTGGCCAGAGGTGGCAGATGAAACGCGTGTTTTGGAAGCAGCACTGACAGATGAGATTTGCCACGCACTTGCTATTGCTCCTTCTACGCTGCAGCCGTGGGAGCCGGACATTGATCTTTACGATCTTTGGAAAGACCCGGGTCTTTTGCTTGCACAGACCTGCGGCTATCCCTTCACCCATGATCTGAAGGGGAAGGTGTCCCTCATTGGCGCGCCGGAATATGAGGCGGCTGGCTGTTCTGGCCCCGCTTATTGCAGCCAGATCATTGTCGCTGCGAGCAGTCCGTTTCGGACCATGGCGGATCTAAAGGGGAGCCGGGCTGCCTTTAACGGACCTGACAGCCAATCCGGCATGAATACGTTTCGCCATGCCCTGGCGTCGCTGGCGGAAGGTGTGCCGTTTTTCGGGTCTGTAACTGAAAGTGGCGGTCACTTGGCCTCCATGGCAGCAGTCGCTGAAGGACGGGCAGATGTTGCCGCCATCGACGCTGTTTGCTGGGCGCTTGCCGGGCGCGAAAAACCTCAACTGGTCAGCGGGGTGCGCGCGCTCACACAAACCGCTCAAGCCCCGGGATTGCCGTACATTACGTCAGTCCGATTCAGCCCGGTGGAGAGACAAAAAATAGCCGAAGCTATAAGCAGTGTCTTTGCCAAAACTGAGACAGCAAAAAGCCGCGAGCGGCTGTGCATTCGCGGCTTTTCGAAACTGGTTCCAGAAGACTATGCGGTTATTCTGGAGATGGAGGCGCAAGCGGCAGCTGCCGGATATCCGGTGCTCGCTTAA
- a CDS encoding LysR family transcriptional regulator: MEKLPGTGTELIDMELYRTFLVIAETSSFSKASDLIGRTPSAVSMQIKKLETLLGVAVFAREGRTVRITPEGEALLGYARRILMLNEEAVSLFVAPSVEGEVRFGAPADFGTRFLPNILSRFARSHPGVNVDVHLDGSSTLDEKVRKGELDLVLSTVRPGAPLPSATDIVFSEPLAWVGIEGGIAYERDPLPLAVSTPGCPWRRAARNALDAAQKPYRISYTSFHSAGQEAALLADLAVAPFPASVVEPPLQILDDRHGLPTIGDYHIVMKERPRAGQATHAFAQHVEECFKEIALGTA; this comes from the coding sequence ATGGAAAAACTGCCAGGTACGGGTACCGAGCTGATCGATATGGAACTTTATCGTACGTTCCTTGTGATCGCAGAAACGTCAAGTTTTTCAAAAGCTTCAGATCTCATTGGGCGAACACCATCAGCGGTCTCCATGCAAATCAAAAAACTGGAGACCTTGTTGGGGGTTGCGGTTTTTGCAAGGGAGGGCCGCACAGTGCGCATAACTCCTGAAGGTGAAGCTCTCCTTGGATATGCGCGGCGTATCTTGATGTTGAATGAAGAGGCCGTGAGTCTGTTTGTTGCTCCCTCTGTCGAGGGGGAGGTTCGGTTCGGTGCGCCCGCCGATTTTGGCACCCGATTTCTGCCCAACATCCTGTCCAGGTTTGCCCGCTCCCATCCAGGCGTCAACGTCGATGTGCACTTGGATGGTAGTTCGACGCTGGATGAGAAAGTCCGCAAGGGCGAACTCGACCTCGTTTTATCCACGGTGAGACCTGGAGCGCCTTTGCCGTCAGCGACAGATATCGTTTTTTCTGAACCATTGGCCTGGGTTGGGATTGAAGGTGGCATCGCCTATGAGCGCGATCCGCTGCCGTTGGCTGTCTCCACGCCCGGCTGTCCTTGGCGGCGTGCGGCACGCAACGCCCTTGATGCGGCCCAAAAACCTTACCGGATTTCCTATACCAGTTTTCACAGTGCTGGTCAGGAAGCAGCACTTCTGGCCGACCTCGCCGTTGCCCCGTTTCCGGCGAGTGTAGTTGAGCCGCCACTGCAGATCCTGGATGACCGGCATGGCCTGCCAACGATCGGCGACTATCACATCGTCATGAAGGAACGGCCCCGGGCCGGGCAGGCGACACACGCGTTTGCCCAGCATGTCGAGGAGTGTTTCAAAGAGATTGCGCTCGGGACTGCATAA
- a CDS encoding Xaa-Pro peptidase family protein, with protein MNTEHFGRHRRKIMPAILPDHPGETAGYEALSAYATEKASALNRHVLGYGELAEAEWSALGLAAPDLERVREYRLQRIRQQLTAFDLSAAILCDPLNVRYATDSTNMQVWSTHNAVRYALVTLDGPVVAFDFHNCEHLSAHNYLVDEVRHGVPWFYFESGPRSAELAQKWADELADLIHAYCGPKARIAVDKCRREGIAALQGHGLTLHDGEEVMELARSVKCPDEIKAMRRSIAACEAAMREMEDALKPGMTEWDLWALLHAGNIRRGGEWIETHLLSSGPRTNPWFQEASAREIQAGELVAFDTDLVGPYGMCCDISRTWLCGDGQPTNEQRSLYQMAVDQIEANIEMLAPGRRFFDLSHSAKNLPDAYQANRYSVLFHGVGLCDEYPAVPYPADWANGGYDGVLDPGMVVCVESYVGRNGGHEGVKLEEQLLITETGYERLNTYPYDDRLLGRQS; from the coding sequence ATGAATACGGAACATTTTGGCCGGCACCGGCGGAAGATCATGCCGGCTATCTTGCCGGATCACCCGGGTGAGACAGCTGGGTATGAAGCGTTGTCCGCTTATGCAACCGAAAAGGCCTCTGCACTCAATCGTCATGTCTTGGGTTATGGCGAGCTCGCAGAAGCCGAGTGGTCCGCTCTTGGACTGGCAGCACCGGATCTGGAGAGGGTGCGGGAATACCGTCTCCAACGCATCCGCCAGCAATTGACCGCGTTCGATCTCAGTGCCGCCATTCTCTGTGATCCGCTGAACGTGCGGTACGCAACAGATTCCACAAACATGCAAGTCTGGAGCACACATAATGCGGTTCGGTATGCCCTGGTGACACTGGACGGGCCTGTGGTGGCGTTTGACTTTCACAATTGCGAGCACCTGTCTGCACACAACTATTTGGTTGATGAGGTCCGGCATGGCGTGCCGTGGTTCTATTTTGAATCCGGACCCCGTTCCGCCGAACTTGCCCAAAAATGGGCCGATGAACTAGCAGACTTGATCCACGCCTATTGCGGACCCAAAGCCCGCATAGCCGTGGACAAATGCCGCCGGGAGGGCATTGCCGCACTTCAAGGTCACGGATTGACGTTGCATGACGGTGAAGAGGTGATGGAACTTGCCCGTTCAGTGAAATGCCCTGATGAGATCAAGGCGATGCGCCGGTCAATTGCCGCCTGCGAAGCTGCCATGCGGGAAATGGAAGACGCTCTTAAGCCGGGCATGACCGAATGGGATCTCTGGGCGCTGCTGCATGCCGGTAATATCCGGCGCGGCGGCGAGTGGATCGAGACCCATTTGCTTTCATCCGGACCGCGGACCAATCCATGGTTTCAGGAAGCGTCAGCGCGCGAAATTCAAGCAGGCGAACTGGTTGCGTTCGACACCGACCTCGTTGGGCCATACGGCATGTGTTGCGACATTTCCCGGACGTGGCTGTGTGGCGACGGACAGCCAACCAATGAACAAAGATCTCTCTATCAGATGGCGGTCGACCAGATTGAGGCCAACATCGAAATGCTCGCCCCGGGCCGCAGGTTCTTTGATCTGTCCCACAGCGCAAAAAATCTTCCCGATGCGTATCAGGCGAACCGGTATTCAGTGCTCTTTCACGGCGTCGGTTTGTGTGATGAATACCCGGCTGTACCCTACCCTGCGGATTGGGCTAATGGCGGGTATGACGGCGTGCTGGACCCCGGAATGGTTGTTTGTGTTGAAAGTTATGTCGGCCGCAACGGCGGGCATGAAGGGGTAAAGCTGGAAGAACAGCTCCTGATCACCGAAACCGGATATGAGCGGTTGAACACTTATCCCTATGATGATCGTCTTTTAGGCCGTCAATCCTGA
- a CDS encoding FAD-dependent oxidoreductase — protein MKSHTQVVVIGGGVVGCSVLYHLTKLGWKDVVLVERSELTSGSSWHAAGGFHTLNGDPNVSQLQSYTVDLYKELEEISGQSCSLHLTGGVMLADTPERMDFLRLAQAKGRYLGMDLELISVAEAKKVFPILDEKYFIGALWDPIEGHLDPSGTTHAYAKAARINGAEIYRHTKVEELVQTPDGTWDVITDKGTIRAEHVVNAGGLWARECGRMVGIELPVLAMEHMYLLTDEMPEVVAHNEATGKELIGILDFGGEIYTRQEGKGMLLGTYEQNCRPWSPRETPWDFGHELLAPDLDRISPELEVGFEHFPALQNAGIKQIINGPFTFAPDGNPLVGPVRGLRNYWVACGVMAGFSQGGGVGLTLANWMIDGDPGYDIWGMDVARYGDWATLAYTNKKVQENYSRRFRIRFPNEELPAGRPHQTTPLYDKMLSQGAVMGDSWGLETPLWFAPEGEKAEDIVSFRRSNDFDAIGAECRAVRERVGITEIANFAKYEITGPGAESFLSNLMTNTMPKIGRLILTPMLNENGKLIGDFTIARVSKDHFYMFGSSQAEVYHMRWFEQHLPDDGSVVIRAINLGWVGLSIAGPKSRDVLTKVVGEDVSNAAFRFMDFREMDVANAPCKVNRISYTGDLGYEIWMAPEYERQVYMALKEAGAEFGIKDFGMRALLCLRLEKNFGTWFREFRPVYGAFEADLGRFVKLDKPEFIGKAAAQKEFEEGPKRKRVAFDVDAGDADVMGDEPIWHQNKVIGWITSGGYAHHVQKSLAQGYVPSELAEITDGGAFEVEILGERRKATILLDPPFDPKAERMRM, from the coding sequence ATGAAATCCCATACCCAGGTCGTCGTGATTGGTGGCGGTGTTGTTGGCTGCAGCGTGCTTTATCACCTCACCAAACTTGGCTGGAAAGACGTGGTTCTGGTCGAGCGCAGCGAACTGACCTCCGGCTCCTCCTGGCATGCGGCCGGCGGGTTTCACACCCTCAATGGCGATCCGAACGTCTCGCAGCTCCAGAGTTATACGGTCGATCTCTACAAGGAACTGGAGGAAATCTCCGGTCAATCTTGCAGTCTGCATCTGACCGGCGGGGTCATGCTGGCGGACACGCCGGAACGGATGGATTTTCTGCGCCTTGCCCAAGCCAAGGGCCGCTATCTCGGCATGGATCTGGAACTGATCTCGGTCGCCGAAGCCAAAAAAGTGTTCCCGATCCTGGATGAAAAATACTTCATCGGCGCGCTCTGGGATCCGATCGAAGGCCATCTTGATCCGTCAGGCACGACGCATGCCTACGCCAAGGCCGCCCGGATCAACGGCGCTGAAATCTACCGACACACCAAGGTCGAGGAGCTTGTCCAAACCCCGGATGGCACCTGGGATGTGATCACCGACAAGGGCACGATTCGGGCTGAACATGTCGTCAATGCCGGTGGGCTCTGGGCCCGTGAATGCGGCCGGATGGTCGGGATCGAGCTGCCAGTTCTGGCCATGGAGCACATGTATCTCCTGACCGATGAAATGCCGGAAGTGGTGGCGCACAATGAGGCCACGGGAAAGGAACTGATCGGCATTCTCGACTTCGGCGGCGAGATCTACACCCGCCAGGAAGGCAAGGGCATGCTGCTCGGCACCTATGAGCAGAATTGCCGTCCCTGGAGCCCAAGAGAAACGCCTTGGGATTTTGGCCACGAGTTGCTGGCACCCGATCTGGACCGGATATCCCCGGAGCTGGAAGTTGGTTTTGAACATTTCCCGGCTCTGCAAAATGCCGGCATTAAGCAGATCATCAACGGCCCGTTCACCTTTGCACCGGACGGAAATCCGCTGGTTGGTCCGGTCCGAGGCCTCAGAAATTACTGGGTCGCCTGTGGGGTCATGGCCGGTTTCAGCCAAGGTGGAGGCGTCGGTTTGACGCTCGCGAATTGGATGATCGACGGCGACCCGGGATATGACATCTGGGGCATGGATGTCGCCCGGTATGGAGATTGGGCCACCCTCGCCTACACCAACAAGAAGGTGCAAGAGAACTACAGCCGCCGGTTCCGCATCCGTTTTCCCAACGAAGAACTGCCCGCCGGACGCCCGCATCAGACAACGCCGCTCTATGACAAGATGCTCAGTCAGGGCGCGGTCATGGGCGACAGCTGGGGTCTTGAAACACCGCTCTGGTTTGCCCCGGAAGGCGAAAAGGCTGAAGACATTGTCTCCTTCCGACGGTCAAACGATTTTGACGCCATTGGCGCGGAATGCCGGGCGGTGAGGGAACGTGTTGGGATCACCGAGATCGCCAATTTCGCGAAATACGAGATCACCGGCCCTGGGGCGGAGAGCTTTCTGTCAAATCTGATGACCAACACCATGCCCAAGATCGGACGTCTGATCCTGACCCCGATGTTGAATGAAAACGGCAAACTGATCGGCGACTTTACCATCGCCCGGGTGAGCAAGGATCATTTTTACATGTTCGGGTCTTCCCAAGCCGAGGTCTATCACATGCGCTGGTTTGAACAGCATCTGCCGGATGATGGCAGCGTGGTGATCCGGGCGATCAACTTGGGCTGGGTCGGCCTGTCGATCGCCGGTCCCAAATCCCGGGACGTCCTGACAAAAGTCGTTGGCGAGGATGTCTCCAATGCCGCCTTCCGCTTCATGGATTTCCGGGAAATGGATGTTGCCAATGCGCCCTGCAAGGTCAACCGGATCAGCTACACCGGAGATCTCGGATATGAAATCTGGATGGCACCGGAATACGAACGGCAGGTCTATATGGCATTGAAGGAAGCCGGTGCCGAATTTGGCATCAAAGATTTTGGTATGCGAGCTCTTCTTTGCCTGCGGCTGGAGAAAAACTTTGGCACCTGGTTCCGGGAGTTCCGTCCGGTCTATGGCGCCTTTGAAGCAGACCTCGGCCGGTTCGTGAAGCTCGACAAGCCCGAGTTTATTGGCAAGGCCGCCGCTCAGAAGGAATTTGAGGAAGGGCCAAAACGCAAGCGCGTCGCCTTTGACGTGGACGCTGGTGATGCGGATGTCATGGGCGATGAACCGATCTGGCACCAGAACAAGGTAATCGGCTGGATCACGTCCGGCGGGTATGCCCATCACGTCCAGAAATCATTGGCACAGGGCTATGTGCCATCTGAATTGGCCGAGATCACCGATGGCGGCGCCTTCGAAGTTGAAATCCTCGGCGAACGCCGCAAAGCAACAATCCTCCTGGACCCGCCGTTCGACCCTAAAGCGGAACGCATGCGGATGTAA
- a CDS encoding trimethylamine methyltransferase family protein, translated as MTSLLDPAETGDTARGRRGRRRRGGGDKAGPDLFPQKPFKQPRHIYKPVEAVSADELESIHDASMRVLEEIGIDFLHDEAKEILKAAGADVTPGNDRVRLDKAMVEEFVAKAPAEFTVHARNPNHNLIMGGDHISFSSVASAPNAVDRDGGRRPGNQEDYRNFLKLAQFFNIIHCVMGYPVEPVDLHASVRHLDCVADMIRLTDKVFHIYSLGKERNQDGLEMTRIAMGLSEAEFRNTPSVITVINSSSPLRLDTPMLQGLIEMALAGQVSVLTPFTLAGAMAPVTVAGALALQNAEALAGIAFTQMIQPGAPMVYGGFTSNVDMKSGSPAFGTPEYVKAALVSGQLARRYSLPFRTSGVCAANTVDYQAALETTLSEWGAINGGGNLIKHAAGWLEGGLSAGFEKFIADVDLLQMLAEYLTPLEVSDEALALEAIKDVGPAGHFFGTEHTQARYKDAFYAPIVSDWRNYETWAEAGSPVAYDKANTLYKKALEAYAAPALDPVIDEELTAFVAKRKEEGGAPTDF; from the coding sequence ATGACCAGCCTACTCGATCCTGCAGAGACCGGCGACACTGCCAGAGGCCGGCGCGGGCGGCGCAGGCGGGGTGGGGGAGACAAGGCAGGCCCAGATCTCTTTCCGCAAAAGCCGTTCAAACAGCCGCGCCATATCTACAAGCCTGTGGAGGCGGTGTCGGCCGATGAGCTGGAGAGCATCCATGATGCATCCATGCGGGTTCTGGAAGAGATCGGTATCGATTTCCTGCATGACGAAGCAAAAGAAATCCTGAAGGCAGCTGGGGCAGATGTGACGCCTGGAAACGACCGGGTCCGCCTAGATAAGGCAATGGTCGAAGAGTTTGTTGCCAAAGCTCCGGCTGAGTTCACCGTTCATGCCCGAAACCCGAACCACAATCTGATCATGGGCGGGGATCACATTTCTTTCTCTAGTGTTGCCAGCGCACCGAACGCAGTGGACCGGGACGGCGGAAGACGGCCCGGCAATCAGGAAGACTACCGCAACTTTCTAAAACTGGCTCAGTTCTTCAACATCATCCACTGCGTTATGGGCTATCCGGTCGAACCGGTTGATCTACATGCCTCCGTTCGGCACCTTGATTGTGTCGCCGACATGATCCGCCTGACGGACAAGGTGTTTCACATCTATTCGCTCGGAAAGGAACGGAACCAGGACGGACTGGAAATGACCCGCATCGCCATGGGTCTGTCTGAAGCAGAGTTCCGCAATACGCCGAGCGTCATCACCGTCATCAATTCCTCATCGCCACTCCGTCTGGACACGCCGATGTTGCAAGGCCTGATCGAAATGGCCCTGGCGGGACAAGTCAGCGTGCTTACGCCTTTCACTCTGGCCGGTGCCATGGCTCCGGTCACGGTTGCTGGCGCTCTGGCTTTGCAGAACGCCGAGGCGCTCGCTGGGATTGCCTTCACCCAGATGATCCAGCCTGGTGCCCCGATGGTCTATGGCGGGTTCACCTCAAACGTCGATATGAAGTCCGGCTCCCCGGCCTTCGGCACTCCGGAATATGTCAAGGCAGCCTTGGTCAGCGGGCAGTTGGCCCGGCGCTACAGCCTGCCCTTCCGGACCTCCGGCGTCTGCGCGGCTAACACTGTCGATTACCAGGCTGCCCTTGAAACCACGTTGTCGGAGTGGGGGGCGATCAACGGCGGCGGCAATCTGATCAAACACGCTGCCGGGTGGCTTGAAGGCGGCCTCTCAGCGGGGTTCGAAAAGTTCATCGCCGACGTCGATCTTTTGCAAATGCTAGCCGAATATCTGACGCCCCTGGAGGTGTCTGACGAAGCGCTGGCTCTTGAAGCAATTAAGGACGTTGGCCCGGCCGGCCACTTCTTCGGCACAGAACACACCCAGGCCCGCTACAAGGATGCGTTCTACGCCCCGATCGTCTCGGACTGGCGCAATTATGAAACTTGGGCAGAAGCGGGCAGCCCGGTCGCTTATGACAAGGCAAACACGCTCTACAAGAAAGCCCTGGAAGCCTATGCGGCGCCAGCGCTCGACCCGGTCATTGACGAAGAACTCACCGCCTTTGTTGCCAAGCGCAAGGAAGAAGGCGGTGCACCAACCGACTTCTAG